From Atribacterota bacterium, the proteins below share one genomic window:
- the glyS gene encoding glycine--tRNA ligase subunit beta, with product MHTFILEIGVEEIPPIYIDKAIVDLKNIAIKDLKELNIDHGNVQTFGTPRRLSIYIDNIKSKQRDISKKIKGPSKNISFDSNGSPLKPAIKFANANHVKVEELIAESTEKGDYLFVEKNIEGKKTETLLPKLCLNLINGLNFSKSMRWGNNSFRFIRPIRWMVALLDDKIVPFELENIKSDCISYGHRLLHPKPVKIYSAEAYSKIMETCFVIIDPEKRKKIILKQINNNTKKISGKDYIDEKLMDEVKNLVEYPRVLLGKYDESYLKLPPEVLEAVMIKHQKYFPVYSKKDGLLPFFFVVINGNKSTYKNSIIQGNERVLKARLEDAKFFYQEDQRVSNNKLKPLDNFFEKLKDVIYQENIGSMYDKVERIIALSEIIGNKMKLDRESVKILKRSAQLCKSDLVSEMVKEFPELQGIMGKEYAILQGEDRAVADAIFEHYLPRFSDDSLPNTIYGTILSIADKLDNITSCFVNNNIPDGSQDPYALRRQSLGIINILLSNNINISFDEIINHNINLLLSNDSFSININIEELKLKIKEFILQRLRYLFIEKGYNYDIVDAVLLLKPNNVIDAFLRIEAIQGIYKLPKFNRIITAATRTYNLSKNTEYYKINQSIFKEVEEKILYENYIKTNDNIKKALDKKNYREIFDTLESITESIDIFFDNVLVMDKDEEIKKNRLALLKNITDMYCVVADLSKIALAKG from the coding sequence ATGCATACATTTATTTTAGAAATAGGAGTTGAAGAGATACCTCCTATTTACATAGATAAGGCAATAGTTGATTTAAAAAATATTGCCATAAAAGATTTAAAGGAATTAAATATTGATCACGGGAATGTCCAGACATTTGGTACACCAAGAAGATTATCAATATATATTGATAATATAAAATCTAAACAAAGAGATATATCTAAAAAAATAAAAGGTCCTTCAAAAAATATATCATTTGACAGTAACGGTTCTCCCTTAAAACCGGCAATTAAGTTTGCTAATGCAAACCATGTAAAAGTTGAAGAATTAATAGCAGAAAGTACTGAAAAAGGTGATTATTTATTTGTTGAAAAGAATATTGAAGGGAAAAAGACTGAAACACTATTACCAAAGTTATGTTTAAATCTCATTAATGGATTAAACTTTTCCAAATCAATGAGATGGGGTAATAATTCTTTTCGTTTTATCAGGCCAATTAGATGGATGGTGGCGTTATTGGATGATAAAATCGTTCCCTTTGAATTAGAGAATATAAAATCTGATTGTATTTCTTACGGACATAGACTTCTCCACCCAAAACCGGTAAAAATATATTCCGCTGAAGCATATTCAAAAATAATGGAAACATGTTTCGTAATAATAGATCCCGAAAAAAGAAAGAAAATTATTCTCAAGCAAATAAATAATAACACCAAGAAAATATCAGGAAAAGACTATATAGATGAAAAGTTAATGGATGAAGTTAAAAATTTAGTAGAATATCCAAGAGTCCTGTTGGGTAAATATGATGAAAGTTATCTCAAACTCCCGCCTGAAGTATTAGAAGCAGTAATGATAAAACATCAAAAATATTTTCCTGTTTATTCAAAAAAAGATGGATTGCTACCATTTTTCTTTGTTGTAATAAATGGCAACAAAAGTACCTACAAAAATAGTATAATTCAAGGAAATGAAAGAGTTTTAAAGGCTCGGCTGGAAGACGCCAAATTCTTTTACCAGGAAGACCAAAGAGTTTCTAATAATAAACTAAAACCATTAGATAATTTTTTTGAAAAGTTAAAAGATGTAATTTATCAGGAAAACATAGGCTCCATGTACGATAAAGTTGAAAGGATAATAGCGCTAAGTGAGATAATAGGAAATAAAATGAAATTAGACCGGGAATCAGTTAAAATTTTGAAAAGATCGGCGCAATTATGCAAGTCAGATTTAGTTTCAGAAATGGTAAAAGAATTCCCTGAACTGCAGGGGATTATGGGGAAAGAATATGCTATTTTGCAAGGAGAAGACAGGGCAGTAGCTGATGCTATTTTTGAACATTACTTACCAAGGTTTTCTGATGATAGTTTACCAAATACAATTTATGGTACTATTCTTAGCATTGCTGACAAACTAGATAATATTACATCTTGTTTTGTTAATAACAATATTCCTGATGGATCTCAGGACCCATATGCATTGAGAAGACAATCTCTGGGTATTATTAATATATTACTTTCTAATAATATAAATATATCTTTTGATGAAATAATTAACCATAATATTAATCTTTTATTAAGTAATGATTCCTTTAGTATAAACATTAATATCGAAGAATTGAAATTAAAAATAAAAGAGTTTATTCTACAAAGATTAAGATATCTTTTTATTGAAAAGGGATATAATTATGATATTGTAGATGCTGTTTTATTGTTAAAGCCAAATAATGTAATTGATGCATTTTTAAGAATAGAAGCAATTCAAGGTATTTATAAACTACCCAAGTTTAATAGAATTATTACTGCAGCTACTCGAACTTACAATCTTTCAAAAAATACAGAGTATTATAAGATTAATCAATCAATATTTAAAGAAGTAGAAGAAAAAATATTATATGAGAATTATATAAAAACTAATGATAATATCAAGAAAGCATTGGATAAAAAAAATTATAGAGAGATTTTCGATACTTTAGAATCTATTACTGAATCAATTGATATATTTTTTGATAATGTATTGGTAATGGATAAAGATGAAGAAATAAAGAAGAACCGTTTAGCTTTATTGAAAAACATTACAGACATGTATTGTGTAGTTGCTGATTTATCCAAGATTGCTCTTGCCAAGGGATAA
- the glyQ gene encoding glycine--tRNA ligase subunit alpha, translating into MNIQETIFNLEKFWSEKGCIILTPYDTEVGAGTMNPATFLRVLGPEPWKTAYVEPSRRPSDGRYGENPNRVQQHFQFQVIIKPSPANIQDWYLESLEKIGILRREHDIRFMEGDWEAPTLGAWGLGWEVVLDGLEITQFTYFQQAGGIDLEPISIEITYGIERLAMVVQQKDNIYDLLWNKDITYREIQHQVEVEQSKYNFEEADVKMLFSLFKVYEKEAKRLAVKKLPIPAYDYTLKCSHTFNLLEARGAISVTERTGYIARVRELAKLCAQHYIEQREIIGFPLLKED; encoded by the coding sequence TTGAATATTCAAGAAACAATTTTTAATTTAGAAAAGTTTTGGAGCGAAAAAGGGTGTATTATCTTAACTCCATATGACACTGAGGTTGGAGCTGGAACAATGAACCCTGCGACATTTTTAAGGGTTTTAGGTCCAGAACCCTGGAAAACAGCTTATGTTGAACCTTCCCGTAGACCATCTGATGGACGATATGGTGAAAATCCCAATAGAGTTCAGCAGCATTTTCAGTTTCAGGTAATTATAAAACCGTCACCCGCTAATATACAGGATTGGTATTTAGAAAGCCTTGAAAAAATAGGAATCTTAAGAAGAGAACATGATATCAGATTTATGGAAGGTGATTGGGAAGCACCAACTTTAGGAGCCTGGGGTTTAGGATGGGAAGTTGTATTAGATGGCTTGGAGATAACTCAATTCACTTATTTTCAGCAAGCTGGTGGTATAGACTTAGAGCCAATATCTATTGAGATTACTTATGGGATTGAAAGACTTGCAATGGTAGTGCAGCAGAAAGACAATATTTATGATTTATTGTGGAATAAAGATATAACCTATAGAGAAATCCAGCATCAAGTCGAAGTCGAACAATCAAAATATAATTTCGAAGAAGCTGATGTAAAAATGCTTTTTTCTTTATTTAAAGTTTATGAAAAAGAAGCAAAGCGATTAGCAGTGAAAAAGTTACCAATACCAGCATATGATTATACATTAAAATGTTCACACACATTTAACCTTTTAGAAGCTAGGGGGGCAATAAGTGTGACTGAAAGAACCGGATATATAGCAAGAGTAAGAGAATTAGCCAAGCTATGTGCACAACATTATATTGAACAAAGAGAAATAATAGGATTTCCGCTATTAAAAGAGGATTGA
- the recO gene encoding DNA repair protein RecO, whose product MNRLFQTEGIVIRNIKLNEADKIVIIFSRNYGKIRAIAKGIRKTRSQFGSSLENLTRVKLLVYKGKNLYTISQTEIVKSFFLNSKDLNRYALAIQCAEIIDRITEEEDPNEQIYNIFTDMLEFLNDEKNITLLTEAFKWKLTNILGFQPELKKCINCNQSVKNSDYHTFDIKKGGIVCNACSGSKNCYQIKISNYCLKLLKRIIVADLAMIHNKKVIDCELCQLSKITEKYMSYYFDINNKSQEFVNKLRSFKK is encoded by the coding sequence ATGAACAGGTTATTTCAAACAGAAGGAATCGTTATCAGAAATATAAAATTAAATGAAGCTGATAAAATTGTAATAATATTTTCCCGTAATTATGGAAAAATAAGGGCAATAGCTAAAGGAATCAGAAAAACAAGAAGTCAATTTGGAAGTAGTCTCGAAAATCTTACCAGAGTAAAACTTTTAGTTTATAAAGGGAAAAATTTATATACTATAAGTCAGACAGAGATTGTTAAATCCTTTTTTTTAAATTCCAAGGATTTAAATCGCTATGCCTTAGCAATTCAATGTGCTGAAATTATTGACAGGATAACAGAAGAAGAAGACCCAAATGAACAAATTTATAATATTTTTACTGATATGTTGGAATTTTTGAACGATGAAAAAAACATCACCCTCTTAACAGAAGCATTCAAATGGAAATTAACCAATATACTAGGTTTTCAGCCAGAACTAAAAAAATGTATTAATTGCAATCAATCTGTAAAGAATAGTGATTATCATACTTTTGATATAAAAAAGGGAGGGATAGTTTGTAATGCTTGTAGTGGTAGTAAAAATTGCTATCAAATAAAAATATCAAATTATTGTTTAAAATTATTAAAGAGAATAATTGTTGCTGATTTGGCAATGATACATAATAAAAAAGTTATAGATTGTGAGTTGTGTCAGTTAAGTAAAATAACTGAAAAATATATGTCTTATTATTTTGATATTAACAATAAGAGCCAGGAATTTGTCAATAAATTAAGATCATTTAAAAAGTAA
- a CDS encoding TRAP transporter permease yields the protein MKNNQEKDIKPVKSLHEQAKDEGKIDVQKILEQYDSESNVRKPIGIIAIIISIIAISMSIFHFYTGGFGLWLALKQRALHLAFTLALIFLLYPITKKVPENLKNKIPIYDLIFCILGAIVCLYHIIYYNELVIRSGLPTSLDIIFGGICILLVLEGTRRSIGPELPIVVLVFLLYSYFGPYMPGFFAHRGYSIERIIEHLYLGTEGIFGIPLGVSSSFVFLFILFGAVLNKTGMGKFFIDMSMALAGHTTGGPAKVAVIASGFMGSINGSSVANTVTTGSFTIPLMKSIGYKKDFAGAVEAAASTGGQILPPVMGAAAFVMSEFLEIPYIEIAAAAVIPALIYYIAVMTMVHLEACKYGLKGLPKERLPKAKQVLAEKGHLIIPIIGLVYFLVNGYTPLFAAFWAIVLTIAFCMLKKETRLDFKGLLGAFEDGARGALGVAAACACAGMVVGVVTLTGLGLKIASGLVALGGGNLFLTLIFTMIASILLGMGLPTTAKYIILSIMAAPALVQLGVLPLAAHLFILYFGVIADVTPPVAVAAYAGAGIAGGNTMKTGLNALRLAIAGFMIPFIFALDPALLGLGGNWFRTVLLIITSLAGVLALGSAAGGYLLTRTRQIERFLLAISAVLLLTPNIVTDIPGIVILGAVLYIQYTRQKKQSGVSDQD from the coding sequence ATGAAAAATAATCAGGAAAAAGACATCAAGCCTGTTAAAAGTCTTCATGAACAGGCAAAAGATGAAGGAAAAATTGATGTTCAAAAAATATTAGAGCAGTATGACTCAGAATCTAATGTTAGAAAACCAATTGGGATTATTGCTATTATTATATCAATTATTGCAATAAGCATGTCAATATTTCATTTTTATACAGGAGGATTTGGTTTATGGCTTGCACTAAAACAGAGGGCATTACATTTAGCTTTTACCCTGGCATTAATTTTTCTTCTTTATCCTATTACAAAAAAAGTTCCAGAAAACCTTAAAAACAAGATTCCAATTTATGACTTAATATTTTGTATATTAGGAGCGATTGTATGTTTATACCATATTATTTATTACAATGAGCTTGTTATTCGTTCCGGGTTACCAACCAGCTTGGATATTATTTTTGGGGGTATCTGTATATTACTTGTATTGGAAGGAACAAGAAGGTCAATTGGACCGGAATTACCAATAGTTGTTCTTGTTTTTTTATTGTATTCTTATTTTGGCCCTTATATGCCCGGGTTTTTTGCACACCGCGGTTACTCTATTGAAAGAATTATAGAACACTTGTATTTAGGAACAGAGGGTATTTTTGGAATACCACTAGGAGTTTCCTCTTCTTTTGTATTTTTATTTATTTTGTTTGGTGCTGTCCTGAATAAGACCGGTATGGGGAAATTTTTTATAGATATGTCTATGGCACTTGCAGGACATACCACAGGAGGACCTGCGAAAGTAGCAGTTATTGCCAGTGGCTTTATGGGTTCAATTAATGGAAGTTCTGTTGCCAATACTGTAACAACCGGTAGTTTTACCATTCCTTTAATGAAAAGTATCGGTTATAAAAAAGATTTTGCCGGAGCAGTAGAAGCTGCAGCATCTACCGGTGGTCAAATACTTCCCCCGGTTATGGGAGCTGCCGCCTTTGTAATGTCAGAATTTTTAGAAATTCCATATATTGAAATTGCTGCCGCGGCAGTAATACCAGCATTGATTTATTATATAGCAGTTATGACCATGGTACATCTGGAAGCCTGTAAATATGGATTAAAGGGATTACCAAAGGAAAGATTACCTAAGGCAAAACAGGTATTAGCTGAGAAAGGTCATCTTATAATACCCATTATTGGGTTAGTCTACTTCCTGGTTAATGGATACACACCATTATTTGCTGCCTTCTGGGCAATCGTATTAACCATAGCATTTTGTATGCTGAAAAAAGAAACAAGACTGGATTTTAAAGGATTATTAGGTGCTTTTGAAGATGGAGCAAGAGGAGCTTTAGGTGTGGCAGCCGCTTGTGCCTGCGCCGGGATGGTAGTAGGAGTGGTTACCTTGACGGGATTAGGACTGAAGATTGCCAGTGGACTGGTAGCCTTAGGTGGGGGAAATTTATTTTTGACTTTAATATTTACTATGATTGCATCTATATTGCTGGGGATGGGATTACCTACCACTGCTAAATATATAATTTTATCAATTATGGCTGCACCTGCATTAGTACAACTGGGTGTTCTTCCTCTGGCTGCACATTTATTTATTTTGTATTTTGGAGTCATAGCTGATGTAACACCACCAGTTGCAGTAGCAGCATATGCTGGTGCCGGAATAGCAGGTGGTAATACTATGAAAACAGGATTAAATGCCCTTCGATTGGCAATTGCAGGATTCATGATACCTTTTATATTTGCGCTTGATCCTGCATTACTTGGATTGGGTGGAAACTGGTTCCGCACAGTATTGTTGATTATTACCTCACTGGCTGGTGTATTAGCCTTAGGATCTGCTGCAGGTGGCTATCTGTTAACAAGGACAAGGCAAATTGAGAGATTTTTATTAGCTATTAGTGCAGTTTTATTGTTAACCCCAAATATTGTAACAGACATCCCGGGAATTGTGATATTGGGTGCCGTTCTTTATATCCAATACACTCGACAGAAAAAGCAAAGTGGAGTTTCAGATCAAGATTGA
- a CDS encoding DUF1850 domain-containing protein — protein sequence MKNTKIPFLLIVSILLILSIILFFCKIHFLTVENFNDGKKLLVERINPNEHFTLKYTHSVSKTPVWEIFQINNKGILILVETHFLDHGAGLPYAAFDNEIFVNEDNLFKIKNMSRVIKMPLYYRIGRIRENYFIFNGKEIDLSKTVGDSVVIININEDNILKYLYKKYLI from the coding sequence ATGAAAAATACAAAAATACCGTTTTTATTAATTGTTTCTATTCTATTAATATTATCTATAATATTATTTTTTTGTAAAATACATTTTCTTACTGTAGAGAATTTTAATGATGGTAAAAAATTACTCGTAGAAAGAATTAATCCCAACGAGCATTTCACATTGAAATATACACATTCAGTTTCCAAAACACCAGTATGGGAAATTTTTCAGATAAACAATAAAGGTATTCTAATATTGGTAGAAACCCATTTTCTTGATCATGGTGCGGGACTGCCATATGCAGCTTTTGATAATGAGATTTTTGTTAATGAAGACAATCTTTTTAAAATAAAAAATATGTCAAGAGTAATAAAAATGCCTTTATATTATCGAATTGGTAGGATTAGAGAAAATTATTTTATATTTAATGGTAAAGAAATAGATTTATCGAAGACAGTTGGAGATTCAGTTGTGATAATTAATATAAATGAGGATAATATATTAAAGTATCTATATAAGAAATATCTTATCTAG
- a CDS encoding TAXI family TRAP transporter solute-binding subunit, whose translation MRKILTILIIGTLLLSMSFTGSAQMKFLAIATGGTGGTYYPLGGALAQMLSNNIEGVVVTAQTANASVANCNLIGRHQIETAFSQANTTYWAYSATGILSDTEPITNLRGIASLYPETIHIIATKASGVKSIADLKGKSVGVGAPNSGTAADAEIILQAHGLSFDDLKIDYIDFNEVADRLIDGQIDAGFTTAGFPTSSVINIATVRDIVLIPVDLEVAAKLVEEIPYYGLTEIPAGMYAGQEEPVAALATPALWICDSELDPTLVYKMTKALWENTDILAQTHAKGKDITLETALDGMGVPLHAGAELYYKEIGLIE comes from the coding sequence ATGAGAAAAATATTAACAATATTAATAATTGGTACTTTATTATTGTCAATGAGTTTTACTGGATCTGCACAAATGAAATTTTTAGCAATTGCAACAGGTGGAACAGGTGGAACATACTATCCACTTGGTGGTGCCTTAGCACAAATGCTATCAAATAATATAGAAGGCGTAGTTGTTACTGCTCAAACCGCAAATGCATCAGTAGCTAATTGTAATTTAATAGGTAGACATCAAATAGAAACAGCATTTTCTCAGGCAAATACCACATATTGGGCTTATAGTGCAACAGGTATATTGTCTGATACAGAACCCATTACCAACTTAAGGGGGATAGCTTCATTGTATCCAGAAACTATCCACATTATTGCTACTAAAGCATCTGGAGTAAAATCTATTGCAGATTTAAAAGGGAAGAGCGTGGGAGTTGGCGCACCTAACAGTGGAACAGCAGCTGATGCCGAAATTATACTACAGGCACACGGACTATCTTTCGATGATTTGAAAATAGATTATATTGATTTTAATGAAGTAGCAGACCGATTAATCGATGGCCAAATCGATGCTGGCTTTACTACTGCAGGTTTCCCCACATCCAGCGTTATTAATATAGCAACTGTCAGGGATATTGTGCTAATACCGGTAGATTTAGAAGTTGCGGCAAAATTAGTTGAGGAAATTCCTTACTATGGTCTTACTGAAATTCCAGCAGGCATGTACGCTGGACAGGAAGAACCAGTAGCTGCATTGGCAACTCCTGCTCTCTGGATTTGTGATTCTGAATTGGATCCCACTTTAGTTTATAAAATGACTAAAGCTTTATGGGAAAATACAGATATATTAGCCCAAACCCATGCCAAAGGAAAAGATATTACATTAGAAACAGCCTTAGATGGAATGGGTGTTCCATTACATGCTGGTGCAGAATTATATTACAAAGAAATTGGTCTGATTGAATAA
- the ybeY gene encoding rRNA maturation RNase YbeY, translating into MIVRIKNKQKKKLNFQIIEKILITAMEVMEIKKNSEVSLLLTSDREIQYLNKVYRDKDTPTDVLSFSMSEGLDSFTDNDEIDDFLLGDIVISIETAQRNAELAEISLMQEINILITHGLLHLLGYDHNSDEEFDKMKNEEDRILKITDKILKD; encoded by the coding sequence GTGATAGTTCGAATAAAAAACAAACAGAAAAAGAAGCTAAATTTTCAGATAATAGAAAAAATATTAATAACAGCAATGGAAGTAATGGAGATAAAAAAGAATAGTGAAGTAAGCTTGCTGTTAACATCTGATCGGGAAATACAATATTTGAACAAAGTTTACAGAGATAAGGATACTCCTACTGATGTACTGTCTTTCAGTATGAGTGAAGGGCTGGATAGTTTCACAGATAATGATGAAATTGATGATTTTCTTTTAGGAGACATTGTAATATCTATAGAAACAGCTCAGAGAAATGCAGAATTAGCAGAAATATCCTTGATGCAAGAGATAAATATCTTGATAACTCATGGTTTACTACACTTATTAGGTTATGATCATAATTCTGATGAAGAATTCGACAAAATGAAAAATGAAGAGGATAGAATTCTAAAAATAACAGATAAAATACTTAAAGATTAA